The following nucleotide sequence is from Pseudobutyrivibrio ruminis HUN009.
TTTGAATGAGAAAAACCGTGAAGCCCATGTCCCTCATCAGTAACATGCCAATCGTATAAATAATAGTCGTGTAAAAAAGCTCCTATTGTAAGGACTCTATCATCTGCTCCTATACGAAGTCTTTTATTAATCCAAAAACTAAGTCTTGTGACACTTTCCACATGATCAAAAGTTGTTATTCTCCCATGTTGGATGTAGTTCTTCATTTTCTGAACTCTTAAGTCACTTTTAATTGGCGCCAAGATACTATTTAATCTTGCCTCTTCATCTGGTCTAAGTCTCATAAAAACCTCCGAGAAAAACCATATTCATTACAAATCGCAGTTGAAATAGTACCAAAGAATTATGTCCAGGCTGTGAATGTAATATGTAGAATATGATAATTCTATCTGAATTTATAGAAGGAATCTGTACGACGTCCATCGTTAAACGAACCTTCTATCAAGATAGAACCTGCATGGTTTACCTCGGCAATCCCCACCTTTCCTGTATTCTCCTCTAAATATGAAATATAGAAAACGTAAACATCTTCCTTAAAGAAATAATCGTATCTTTCCTCATCAGTAAGATTATCTTCTATTTCCAAGCAACAATCTCCAGGATTAAGCAAAAACCTTCCCACATAATCAGCATCCTCTCTGGAAAATGTAACTGTATATCCTTCCTCCTCAGGGAAATCTAGCAGCAACTGTGAATAAGCATCATCCGCGGATTCCACAGGAACCACCTGATTTGAAGAAACCCTAGCTTCCTCTGTTGGATTATAATCCGGAATAGTAAGCCATAATCCAAAAATCCATATTTGGATAAATAAAATCAAGGTTAAACAAACAATTAAAACTCCCTGCACATAACGTTTTACTTTGCCAACACTAATCTTGCCAGGAGCCTTTTCTTTAACTGTTTCTTTGCCTTCTTCTTTTCCCTCTTTCTTTATAGTAATAGATTTTAATTTATCTATTATCTTTCCAAAATCAGGAAGCTTAAGCTTTTTATCGTTTTCTTTAGTCTTGATTTTATTTTTAGCATAATCGCTTTCACCTATTGTTGAAAGACAATGCTGGCATATTACTTTATTATCAGCGTGCTGTCCGCAAATAACACAGGTCTCATCCACAGCTTGGCCAGCTGCTATATCAAATATTCTTGTTTTGAATCTCTTACCAAAAACAGAGCCTAGAATTTGTCTTTCATTTTCTAGCCTCAGTATACCTTCAACAACCTCCATACGACTGAAATCGTATTTAGAAGTAAGTCGAACCATATATAGTAGCTCTTGTCGTAACTTATCGTCTGCCATATAATTCGTCCCTATCGCTATCTATCTAACTTTTCGTCCATGCCTTTAAAGCATAGATACGCTAAAAGCTTATTATCTCTCTCTAAAATTTTACCAGCGTACAATATGCCATTGTTTTCAGCTTCAGCTCTATTTACACGAGCCTTTACTGCCAAGCTAAAATCTGAATTATGAGCATTATCAGCAAAGTTAACCTCTACAATGTCACCTATTGTGACTCTATTAGCATTACCAATAAAGGAAACTCCACTGTCGCTAATATCCAAAACTGAGATGGAGAATCGTCGACCATCTTCCATAAGAGCAGAGCCTGGCTTTTTCACATGCACTCTAACATCCTCTCTTCGTTCACTGGATGCTGCAATTTTACCAAAAGCCTTGGCATCTACGGCATAGTAATCCACACCTCTGAATTTGATAACGTTAACAGCTACATTTTTCCACACAACTCTACCGCCAGTGTGTGGATCTATGCAATGAAGTGAAAATGTCATGCTCTGCGGAGAACCATTCGCGAAATCCACAACCTGTCCGTTATACACATAGGGCTTAACCAATGCCCCTGTTTCTGCATTAGTTCCAACCACCTCTGTCTTTAATTCAAATGATGAGCCACCAATTAATACCTCTAGTGTGACCTCCTGCCCTGACCTTAGCTGCTCGATAATCATAATTCGTCTCCCTTAACCCCTTATAATAACTATTCTACATAATTAATCGGAGTTTTTGTATAAAAAATTCACACATTATAAAATTAAACAGTCTTTTTAGCTGCTGCCTCCACAACATGCTTTACAAGAATGCTTGTTGTAACACCTCCAACACCTCCTGGCACAGGTGTAATGGCCTCTACAATTGGTTCAACCTCATCAAACTTTACATCGCCGCAAAGCTTACCCTTTTCATCATTCCAGCTTATTCCAACATCAATTACAGTCTGGCCTTCTTTCAGGAATTCCTTTCCAACGCTTTCCATTTGACCAGAAGCAACCACTACGATATCTGCATCCTTTGTGATAGAAGGAACATCTACTGTCCTTGTATGGCAAATTGTAACAGTAGCATTTTCATGCATCAGCATCATTGCAACTGGTCTTCCAATAACAAGAGAGCGACCTATAACTGCTACTTTTTTACCTGAAAGTGCAATTTCGTAATGCTTAAGTATTTCCATTGCAGCCTCTGCTGTACAAGGTGCAAAACCAAGTTTCGTGTTTGTAAATACACCTGCAAGGGATAGATCTGTGCAGCCATCCACATCCTTTTCAGCCTTAAGCATATTTCTAGCCTTTTCACCATCAATATGCTTTGGAAGTGGTCTAAACATAAGAATTCCATGAACAGAGTCATCCTCGTTTAGCTCATTTAGCTTTTCAAAAAAGGCCTCTTCAGAAACGTCCTCGTCAAGCGCCTCTACTCTAACTGTCACTCCCACCTGCTCACAACGCTTTATTGCTCCTCTTTCGTAGGAAAGATCATCTGCTCTCTCACCCACTCTAAGAATAGCAAGTGTAGGATTTACTCCCTTTGTTTTAAGGTTTTCCACCTGATTTGCCATTTTTATATTTAATGCATCTACTACTTCTTTACCTTTTAATAACTTCGCCATGATTCCTCCAGTTTATAATCTTTCCATAACGCTTTTATATATTTCATCAGATTTTATTACATACTCATCAACTAGTGCTGTCACTTTCGAATCTAAATCTGTAGCATAATCTCTATCTTTCATGGATTTAGTGTTTATCTTTACATTGACAGCTGCCCCTTTAATTGCACCTTGAAGCATAGCAACCCCCGTTGCCGCATCGCTAATCATAAGCACTGAACCTTTATCTGCAAATTCCCTTTGCAAATCAACAGCTTCACATGCCAACTGAAGAATCTGAAATGGCACCTGTGCAGCATCTTTCAAGCACTTTTCCATTATTTCATCTCTGGTAGGATCTTCCTTTGGGATAGAATAGGCCTTAGAAAGAGGTTCAAAGGCAATTGCATCATCATCAATGCATTTTAAAAGTTTAACTCTAATATCCTGAGCCTTTTCCATAAGCTCTTTTATTTCAGGTTCTACCTCTGCATATTTCTTTTTTCCAACAGTAAACTCCCCAACCATATCTCCAAGAGCAATTCCAATGCTGGCAACCATAGCACTTGCGCCACCGCCTCCTGGTACTGATGTCTTTGAAGCAAGCTTCTCTGTAAATTCCTGCAGTGTTGAATTAGTTAAACTCATAGCATTTCTCCTTTTATATAATGCAAAAAAGACCTTGGCAATCCAAGGTCTAATCAGTAATAAAGTCAAAAATAGTCATTTGGTCAGAATCGGCTACTAAATTGTCGTAGTTCTCCTGCTCCTCTGGTGTTAATTCTCTGTGATAAACGTATGTCTCTTGCTTGATAACACCATCCATATCAAAATACATCTGTCTGTATTTTAGATTATCATTTTCTAACATTACTCTAGCCCAATCAATTATCCTAAATTATTCATGACTATTCTATCATACTTCTAAGCCGAACTCACTAGGTAAAAATCGTGGGCATACATTATCTGAAGTTACAATTACAGATGCTGCAAGTGTTGATCCAATTTCACAAGCCTCTTCAATTGTTTTGCCGTATGTAAGACCAATTGTTACGCCAGCGAAGAATGAATCTCCAGCACCGGTTGTATCCTTAACATCTACCTTTCTAGCTGGTACGAATCCTGTGTTGCCATCAATATCTGCATAAACTGCACCCTGACTACCAAGCGTGACAATCATCTTTTTGATCTGAGCACCCTGAATTTTCTTTGCAAGGATTTCTTCCATCTCCTCAGGTGTTTTTTCTGAATAATCATCCATGAAAAGGATGCCTGCCTCCTGCTGATTGCAAACGAAGCACTCTACGTTCTTCAAGAAATCTCTGCGTTCAACAGCAATACTCATGTTTGAGACAGCTGCATATACCTTAAGATTATACTTTTCTGCATATTTGAATACTCTTTTGATTGAATCTTTTTCCATATCAATCTCGAGAGCAATACTATCTGCATCTTTGAAAATCTCATCTCCCTCTTCATCAAGAATATCATTGATTACAGAAAGATCTGGTCGCTTTGATATAGATGCAACAACGTCTCCGTGATTATCAAAAACTGCAAGCCACTTTCCCATTCCATCAGGAGTGCGGCGAACAAATCTGGTGTCTACCTTGTGATTGTTAAGCTTTTCAAGTACGCCTGTACCGATACCGCTTTCATCTACAAGACTAACAAAAGTAGGACGAAGCTCAACATTTGCAATATCCTCTACAACGTTTCGGCTAACGCCACCGTGTACTTCCTCTACAGTACCAACATTTCTACCTGCTGGAATATAGCTTGCTGTAGAGTGACCTTTAATATCAATAAAAACTGCTCCTAGTACTACAATTCCCATTATTAATTACTCCTTTTTAAACAATGTATAAATACTATCACATGCTTTTAGAATTTTAAACAATAATTTACTACCAATGTGTTGTCCTTTATAATATACCTAAATTGTTACATAACTATGATACGAGGTATACCATGATAAAAGTAGACTTAATTACAGGATTCTTGGGTAGCGGCAAAACTACCTTTCTTAAAAAATACGCAAATTACTTCATTTCCCATGGCAAACGTATTGGAATATTAGAAAACGACTACGGCGCAGTAAATGTTGATATGCTCCTACTCAATGATTTGCGAGGGGAAAATTGCGAGCTTGAAATGGTAGCTGGTGGATGTGACGC
It contains:
- a CDS encoding HD domain-containing protein: MRLRPDEEARLNSILAPIKSDLRVQKMKNYIQHGRITTFDHVESVTRLSFWINKRLRIGADDRVLTIGAFLHDYYLYDWHVTDEGHGLHGFSHSNTAKENAINDFGIGKRTQHVIESHMWPLNITKVPKSRAAWIVCIADKCVSTRETLLCR
- a CDS encoding bifunctional 5,10-methylenetetrahydrofolate dehydrogenase/5,10-methenyltetrahydrofolate cyclohydrolase, whose amino-acid sequence is MAKLLKGKEVVDALNIKMANQVENLKTKGVNPTLAILRVGERADDLSYERGAIKRCEQVGVTVRVEALDEDVSEEAFFEKLNELNEDDSVHGILMFRPLPKHIDGEKARNMLKAEKDVDGCTDLSLAGVFTNTKLGFAPCTAEAAMEILKHYEIALSGKKVAVIGRSLVIGRPVAMMLMHENATVTICHTRTVDVPSITKDADIVVVASGQMESVGKEFLKEGQTVIDVGISWNDEKGKLCGDVKFDEVEPIVEAITPVPGGVGGVTTSILVKHVVEAAAKKTV
- a CDS encoding carbohydrate kinase family protein, coding for MGIVVLGAVFIDIKGHSTASYIPAGRNVGTVEEVHGGVSRNVVEDIANVELRPTFVSLVDESGIGTGVLEKLNNHKVDTRFVRRTPDGMGKWLAVFDNHGDVVASISKRPDLSVINDILDEEGDEIFKDADSIALEIDMEKDSIKRVFKYAEKYNLKVYAAVSNMSIAVERRDFLKNVECFVCNQQEAGILFMDDYSEKTPEEMEEILAKKIQGAQIKKMIVTLGSQGAVYADIDGNTGFVPARKVDVKDTTGAGDSFFAGVTIGLTYGKTIEEACEIGSTLAASVIVTSDNVCPRFLPSEFGLEV
- a CDS encoding PilZ domain-containing protein, with amino-acid sequence MIIEQLRSGQEVTLEVLIGGSSFELKTEVVGTNAETGALVKPYVYNGQVVDFANGSPQSMTFSLHCIDPHTGGRVVWKNVAVNVIKFRGVDYYAVDAKAFGKIAASSERREDVRVHVKKPGSALMEDGRRFSISVLDISDSGVSFIGNANRVTIGDIVEVNFADNAHNSDFSLAVKARVNRAEAENNGILYAGKILERDNKLLAYLCFKGMDEKLDR
- a CDS encoding cyclodeaminase/cyclohydrolase family protein; its protein translation is MSLTNSTLQEFTEKLASKTSVPGGGGASAMVASIGIALGDMVGEFTVGKKKYAEVEPEIKELMEKAQDIRVKLLKCIDDDAIAFEPLSKAYSIPKEDPTRDEIMEKCLKDAAQVPFQILQLACEAVDLQREFADKGSVLMISDAATGVAMLQGAIKGAAVNVKINTKSMKDRDYATDLDSKVTALVDEYVIKSDEIYKSVMERL